A window from Micromonospora terminaliae encodes these proteins:
- a CDS encoding dihydrofolate reductase family protein, whose product MTKVSTGATMSLDGYIADASHGGFEHLFQWYGNGDVEIPTATPGMTFRTSAASAEHVRALTERTGALVVGRRLFDMTNGWGGRHPMDVPVVVVTHHVPEGWDREGDSFVFVTDGIEAAIERAKTLAGDKEVGVNGGTIATQVLEAGLLDEVHVDLVPVLLGDGIPFFAGLRIAPVQLEGPVRVVQGTEVTHLAYRVRR is encoded by the coding sequence ATGACGAAGGTGAGCACCGGAGCCACCATGTCGCTGGACGGCTACATCGCCGACGCGTCCCACGGTGGGTTCGAACACCTCTTCCAGTGGTACGGCAACGGTGACGTGGAGATCCCGACGGCCACCCCCGGCATGACGTTCCGGACGTCGGCGGCGAGCGCCGAGCACGTACGCGCGCTGACCGAACGGACCGGCGCGCTCGTCGTCGGGCGGCGGCTGTTCGACATGACGAACGGCTGGGGCGGTCGCCACCCCATGGACGTCCCCGTGGTCGTGGTCACGCACCACGTGCCGGAGGGCTGGGACCGGGAGGGCGACTCGTTCGTGTTCGTGACCGACGGCATCGAGGCCGCGATCGAGCGGGCGAAGACCCTCGCCGGCGACAAGGAGGTCGGCGTCAACGGCGGCACCATCGCGACGCAGGTGCTGGAGGCCGGCCTGCTCGACGAGGTCCACGTCGATCTCGTACCGGTCCTGCTCGGCGACGGCATCCCGTTCTTCGCCGGCCTCCGGATCGCGCCCGTGCAGCTGGAGGGGCCCGTCCGGGTCGTACAGGGCACGGAGGTCACCCACCTCGCCTACCGGGTCCGCAGGTAG
- a CDS encoding low temperature requirement protein A yields MTTGGSSELVRPPGGSTRATLLELLFDVVFVAALALVSMLIADRPRWNGVAPVVIMLMAVWWTWSITSTTTDFYDPDQLPIQVILMVTMFGAVVTAAALAVDTHALVFALGYVTPHLVRGVVLVTVLHPRQRMAEQRAARFLFWFVVSGFFWVGGALLPHEGSWALWAVAVTIDYVSAGARYPTPGLGRVPLGQYEKTTEHLGERYQQFVILALGDVILVPTLEISRSDFTLARSAAFLAAFATMLLLWQIYVLGAGQIVRTNAPRVLRRATRLAPYTHFVMLAGIVCTAAAFDLVVERPTGDTPGRWIALVLGGPALFLLGRTVFTWRIIGRVPWHRVFWVLLLLAVMPWVGKWPPVLVTTLVVLMLAGVVTGDAMGGRLTRPLLRGRPG; encoded by the coding sequence CGACCCGCGCCACCCTGCTGGAACTGCTCTTCGACGTCGTCTTCGTGGCGGCGCTGGCGCTGGTCTCGATGCTGATCGCGGACCGGCCCAGGTGGAACGGCGTCGCGCCGGTCGTGATCATGCTGATGGCCGTCTGGTGGACCTGGTCGATCACCTCGACGACCACCGACTTCTACGACCCGGACCAGCTACCCATCCAGGTCATCCTCATGGTGACCATGTTCGGCGCCGTGGTCACGGCGGCGGCGCTGGCCGTCGACACGCACGCGCTGGTCTTCGCGCTCGGCTACGTGACCCCGCACCTGGTGCGCGGGGTGGTGCTGGTGACCGTGCTGCACCCGCGCCAGCGCATGGCCGAGCAACGGGCCGCCCGCTTCCTCTTCTGGTTCGTGGTCTCCGGCTTCTTCTGGGTCGGCGGCGCGCTGCTGCCGCACGAGGGGTCGTGGGCGCTCTGGGCCGTGGCCGTGACGATCGACTACGTCTCGGCCGGCGCGCGCTACCCGACGCCCGGCCTCGGCCGGGTGCCGCTCGGCCAGTACGAGAAGACGACCGAGCACCTGGGCGAGCGCTACCAGCAGTTCGTCATCCTGGCGCTCGGCGACGTCATCCTGGTGCCGACCCTGGAGATCAGCCGGTCCGACTTCACCCTGGCCCGGTCGGCCGCCTTCCTGGCCGCCTTCGCCACCATGCTGCTGCTCTGGCAGATCTACGTCCTGGGTGCCGGCCAGATCGTGCGGACCAACGCTCCGCGGGTGCTCCGACGCGCGACCCGGCTGGCGCCGTACACCCACTTCGTCATGCTGGCCGGCATCGTCTGCACCGCCGCCGCGTTCGACCTGGTCGTCGAGCGGCCCACCGGCGACACGCCGGGGCGGTGGATCGCGCTGGTCCTCGGCGGGCCCGCACTGTTCCTGCTCGGGCGCACCGTGTTCACCTGGCGGATCATCGGCAGGGTCCCGTGGCACCGGGTGTTCTGGGTGTTGCTCCTGCTGGCCGTGATGCCGTGGGTCGGCAAGTGGCCCCCGGTGCTGGTCACCACCCTCGTCGTGCTCATGCTGGCGGGGGTGGTGACCGGCGACGCCATGGGCGGGCGATTGACCCGTCCCCTGCTGCGGGGCCGACCCGGCTGA